In Aspergillus nidulans FGSC A4 chromosome II, a single window of DNA contains:
- a CDS encoding uncharacterized protein (transcript_id=CADANIAT00004531), giving the protein MYMSVTQQNSPIVLDALGFEKSAALLQHRESLTSSFYARIARFLSVEVSFAHETSAVQPFKRLGTIQYLVGTSCNDILIFPLSPDLPGSPFAKVHPRSSDRRQKPGRIPIGHSGVLGRYWALCSGIGKLYYPSIG; this is encoded by the exons ATGTACATGTCAG TTACCCAGCAAAACTCCCCGATTGTCTTAGATGCTCTGGGCTTTGAGAAGAGtgcagctcttctccagcatcgcGAATCACTCACATCTAGCTTCTATGCAAGAATTGCAAGATTTCTTTCAGTTGAGGTGTCCTTTGCTCATGAGACTTCTGCTGTCCAACCCTTTAAG AGACTG GGTACTATTCAATATCTGGTAGGCACTTCCTGCAACGACATCCTAATCTTTCCATTAAGCCCGGATCTCCCCGGATCACCATTCGCCAAAGTCCACCCTCGGAGCAGCGATCGCCGACAAAAGCCCGGCCGTATCCCTATCGGACACTCTGGAGTGCTCGGAAGGTACTGGGCACTGTGCTCAGGGATCGGGAAGCTGTACTATCCGAGCATTGGTTAA
- a CDS encoding uncharacterized protein (transcript_id=CADANIAT00004532), translated as MHLPYALGVLLVSAAGSIASPLTGNLAVSSLSTEVESDQTAFYYGTARSRSFLIGNDGSAATGGIRSFSLQNLNETARVKPGRTKVAGLLYDVGHRDLVVSIAAPDSIIRVFDVNGLGEIPSTRKKALGDWSCLCTWTSSSGGKYFYLLGKKQGIQFLVREKGSKVEVLEVQTFPLPVEPSSCAVSPEDNVVYFAAEDKTIYSFAAAESTTAPDIQTLGQVSDEISGLAVYVSAATQYLFVTQSDKVEVYTPELEQVGSLAVTGVEDLEIAGTSIYQSNSSQYPYGLLGFAIESDSGNAFGVASLEPAFTSLKLQPNTSYTPRRSSGQSGPKQNGFPSANNTLSCFAGWTGSDCTEITCHNNCSRHGTCLGPNECKCRSHWAGPECSWIGVEAKYETDANGGDGDDPAIWISPANLNRSTIITTTKSEIGAGLAVFDLKGNLLQTVAAGEPNNVDIIYGFQAGRRTIDLAYAACREDDTLCLFEITPDGLLTSIPGGRQPTPEDYTVYGSCSYRSPSNGKQYLFVNEKSGLYLQYELTSSPNGTLATTLVRKFTGGSGGQPEGCVADEENGYIFLGEEPLGLWRYEAEPTGSPNGTLIAKVGDGTIYADVEGVTLLPGQTPEQGLIIVSCQGVSAYSVYRRAEPHDHVLTFTIGESGDGSVDGVTNTDGVTGVSTGLNDDFPRGLLVVHDDANQLSTGETAELASFKLVSLEDVLAAAGKRTWLFEEVDETWDPRA; from the exons ATGCATTTACCCTATGCCCTTGGAGTCCTGCTCGTCTCCGCTGCGGGTAGCATTGCCTCCCCTTTAACAGGAAACCTTGCGGTCTCCTCGTTGAGTACCGAAGTAGAATCTGACCAAACTGCCTTCTACTACGGGACCGCCAGAAGCAGGTCCTTCTTGATTGGCAATGATGGAAGTGCAGCAACGGGCGGGATCCGCAGCTTCAGCCTGCAAAACTTGAACGAGACGGCCCGAGTCAAGCCCGGTCGTACCAAGGTAGCTGGCCTCTTGTACGATGTCGGGCACCGCGACCTTGTCGTCTCCATTGCAGCACCAGACTCTATTATTCGCGTGTTTGATGTCAATGGTTTGGGTGAGATTCCTTCAACGCGGAAGAAGGCACTCGGAGATTGGTCATGTCTGTGCACCTGGACTAGTTCTAGCGGAGGCAAGTATTTTTATCTCTTGGGAAAGAAGCAGGGCATCCAGTTTCTGGTGCGAGAGAAGGGGTCAAAAGTCGAGGTTCTGGAG GTCCAAACTTTCCCGCTCCCAGTCGAACCAAGTTCTTGTGCTGTCTCGCCGGAAGATAACGTTGTATACTTTGCTGCCGAGGACAAAACGATTTATTCCTTTGCAGCTGCGGAATCTACTACAGCTCCGGATATCCAAACACTGGGGCAGGTCAGCGACGAGATTTCAGGGCTCGCCGTTTACGTGTCTGCCGCGACCCAGTACCTGTTTGTGACTCAGTCAGACAAGGTTGAGGTCTATACCCCAGAGCTAGAGCAAGTGGGCTCCTTGGCTGTGACAGGTGTGGAAGACCTCGAAATCGCTGGAACTTCAATCTACCAATCTAACTCGTCCCAATATCCGTACGGACTGTTGGGCTTCGCTATTGAGAGTGATTCTGGCAACGCCTTCGGTGTCGCCTCGCTCGAGCCGGCTTTTACTTCCCTAAAACTGCAGCCAAATACGTCATATACGCCCAGGAGGAGCTCTGGGCAGTCTGGCCCAAAGCAAAACGGCTTCCCGAGCGCAAACAACACTCTCTCCTGTTTTGCCGGTTGGACGGGCTCTGATTGTACAGAGATAACATGCCACAACAACTGTTCCAGACACGGGACCTGTTTAGGTCCCAACGAATGTAAATGCCGTAGCCATTGGGCAGGACCAGAGTGTTCCTGGATTGGGGTTGAGGCCAAGTACGAGACCGATGCAAacggcggcgacggcgacgacCCTGCTATCTGGATTTCTCCAGCGAACCTTAACCGATCAACAATTATCACGACCACAAAATCGGAGATCGGGGCCGGACTGGCGGTATTTGACCTGAAGGGAAATCTGCTTCAGACGGTGGCCGCTGGTGAACCGAATAACGTCGATATTATATATGGCTTCCAGGCCGGGCGGCGGACGATCGATCTTGCATATGCCGCTTGTCGGGAGGACGATACACTCTG CCTGTTCGAAATTACACCGGACGGCCTTCTTACTTCTATCCCGGGTGGAAGACAGCCAACACCGGAAGACTACACGGTTTACGGCTCGTGCAGTTACCGCTCGCCTTCCAACGGAAAACAATACCTCTTTGTCAACGAAAAGTCTGGTCTCTATCTCCAATACGAACTGACTTCCTCGCCTAACGGAACTCTCGCCACAACCCTTGTCCGCAAGTTCACCGGCGGTTCAGGCGGCCAACCGGAGGGATGCGTTGCTGACGAAGAAAACGGCTACATCTTCCTTGGAGAGGAGCCATTGGGACTATGGAGGTACGAGGCAGAGCCAACGGGGTCTCCAAACGGAACCCTTATCGCCAAGGTGGGTGATGGGACTATCTACGCGGACGTAGAGGGCGTCACGCTACTGCCGGGGCAAACCCCTGAACAGGGTCTTATCATCGTCTCGTGTCAGGGGGTGAGTGCGTACTCCGTCTATAGACGGGCGGAACCGCATGACCATGTGTTAACTTTTACGATTGGGGAATCTGGCGATGGGAGCGTTGATGGGGTCACCAATACAGATGGAGTTACTGGGGTGTCGACAGGATTGAACGACGACTTTCCGAGGGGGTTGCTTGTTGTTCACGATGATGCGAATCAGCTATCTACAGGTGAAACGGCGGAGCTGGCTAGCTTTAAGCTTGTGAGTCTCGAAGATGTACTGGCGGCTGCAGGCAAGAGAACGTGGTTGTTCGAGGAAGTCGACGAGACGTGGGACCCGAGGGCGTAA
- a CDS encoding uncharacterized protein (transcript_id=CADANIAT00004533), which yields MFASTLRKTFVFLGLATYSAAALTTTSNSTHYTISNSRFSVAVAKSNGHVVDANLDGQDLLGPLSGNSGKGPYLDCSCTPEGFWTPGAEPALVNGTDSTGTPYVGVIMTDTYETTNQTLSQYLFLRGEETGLHAFSRVTYYNESDYFLRGLGELRTLFRPNTNLWTHFSGSEGNYGPMPLSSTEKITVQDATTYLGDTTDDPYVSQYSDYFTKYTLTESWRDHDVHGHFSNGSTSGDGNTYGAWLVHNTRETYYGGPLHADLVVDGIVYNYIVSGHYGAPNPNLTHGFDRTFGPQYYHFNSGGPGTTLEELRADAAQYASPEWNAEFYDSIAKHIPNYVPSTGRTTFRGKVNLPKGAKKPIIVLSENEQDFQLNVFKKDSLQYWAEIDGSGAFTIPRVVKGTYRVTIYADEIFGWFIKDNVKVIGSNAHTFTWKEETAGKEIWRIGVPDKSSGEFLHGYAPDTSKPLQPEQYRIYWGKYDYPSDFPEGVNYHVGKSDPAKDLNYIHWSFFPSQGNHLRNEPYYQNVNNWTITFDLTASQLRNTKTATFTVQLAGTRNANGNSKWNPDPAKYNNLPWTVNVNGIYEDTWEIPYWRSGSCGVRSGVQCQNTEHKFVFDAGKLRKGRNEFVLSLPFNATSVETALLPNSLYVQVVSMEAVSVSNDMRVLVQAFMPLVTWGTAVEKRVLLTGIVSVSAMAKEDYPMISRPCPRKGGTRRRKKERKKEGKKQGRTVLDALLQRSEQDSFWSRFCRSPIESVAQYVYGQGSTALRKKTTDNLVRVVCVSDTHNTKPNLPDGDILIHAGDLTESGTKEELEKQIYWLDSQPHRYKIVIAGNHETFLDRNYHSHHGNERVTMDWKSLIYLENTSAILDLGAGHQLKVFGSPYTPKHGNGAFQYPRTDTTTWEEIPKDTDLLVTHGPPKAHLDLGHLGCRVLRQALWEMESRPLLHVFGHIHGGYGKEVVCWDLCQRAYEAIMDGESRWWNLCVLFYCWILRLFFDWTADGRATVLVNAATVGGVRDLKRREAICVDIQAGSKRFLSGCT from the exons ATGTTTGCGTCAACCCTCAGGAAGACATTTGTCTTCCTTGGACTGGCAACCTACTCGGCCGCAGCCCTAACGACCACCTCAAATTCAACCCACTATaccatctccaactcccgcTTCTCAGTCGCCGTTGCAAAATCCAACGGCCATGTTGTCGATGCAAATCTCGACGGGCAAGACCTTCTCGGCCCCCTCAGTGGCAACAGCGGAAAAGGTCCCTATCTCGACTGCTCCTGCACACCCGAGGGCTTCTGGACCCCCGGTGCCGAACCAGCGCTGGTGAACGGCACAGACTCAACCGGAACACCCTACGTGGGAGTGATAATGACCGACACCTACGAGACAACTAACCAGACACTATCTCAATATCTATTCCTCCGCGGTGAAGAAACAGGTCTGCATGCCTTCTCACGAGTAACATACTATAACGAGAGTGATTATTTCCTCCGCGGCCTCGGCGAGCTCCGGACGCTGTTCAGACCGAATACAAATCTCTGGACACATTTTTCTGGCAGCGAAGGGAACTACGGCCCTATGCCGCTATCTAGCACAGAGAAGATCACCGTCCAGGACGCAACAACTTACCTTGGCGATACAACTGACGACCCTTACGTGTCGCAGTACTCGGACTACTTCACCAAATATACCCTTACCGAGAGCTGGCGCGATCACGATGTGCACGGCCACTTCTCTAACGGGTCGACCAGCGGGGATGGGAATACGTATGGTGCCTGGTTAGTGCATAACACGCGGGAGACATACTACGGCGGTCCCCTTCATGCAGATCTAGTTGTTGACGGGATCGTCTACAACTACATTGTTTCCGGTCACTACGGCGCACCAAATCCGAATCTAACGCATGGGTTCGACCGCACGTTCGGTCCGCAGTATTATCATTTCAACAGCGGAGGGCCAGGTACAACCCTGGAAGAACTCCGGGCTGACGCAGCGCAATATGCGAGTCCCGAGTGGAATGCTGAGTTCTATGACAGCATCGCAAAGCATATTCCAAACTATGTACCGAGTACCGGACGGACGACTTTCCGGGGCAAGGTGAACCTGCCTAAGGGCGCGAAGAAGCCGATCATCGTCCTGTCCGAGAATGAGCAGGACTTTCAATTGAACGTCTTCAAGAAGGATTCTCTGCAGTACTGGGCTGAGATTGACGGGTCCGGTGCCTTCACAATCCCGCGTGTCGTAAAGGGAACTTACCGCGTGACTATTTACGCAGACGAGATTTTCGGGTGGTTCATAAAAGACAACGTCAAGGTAATCGGGTCCAACGCGCACACATTCAcctggaaagaagagaccGCTGGCAAGGAGATCTGGCGCATTGGTGTCCCCGATAAATCATCCGGCGAGTTCCTTCACGGCTATGCACCAGATACTTCCAAGCCCCTGCAGCCAGAGCAATACCGTATCTACTGGGGTAAATATGATTACCCTTCCGATTTCCCTGAAGGCGTGAACTATCACGTCGGCAAGAGCGATCCAGCTAAGGATTTAAACTACATCCACTGGTCTTTCTTCCCGTCTCAGGGCAACCACCTCCGCAACGAACCGTACTACCAGAACGTCAACAACTGGACCATCACGTTTGATCTGACAGCGTCCCAGCTCCGCAACACGAAGACAGCAACATTCACAGTGCAGCTCGCTGGTACACGCAACGCGAACGGGAACTCGAAGTGGAATCCAGACCCGGCAAAATACAATAATCTCCCCTGGACGGTGAACGTTAATGGAATCTATGAAGATACGTGGGAGATTCCATACTGGCGGAGCGGTTCCTGCGGCGTGCGCAGCGGAGTACAGTGCCAAAATACCGAACATAAGTTCGTGTTTGACGCCGGGAAATTGAGGAAAGGGCGCAATGAGTTTGTGCTCAGTTTACCGTTTAATGCGACGAGTGTGGAGACGGCGCTGTTACCAAATTCGCTCTATGTGCA GGTTGTGTCGATGGAAGCTGTTTCCGTGTCAAATGATATGAGAGTTCTAGTCCAGGCATTTATGCCACTTGTGACCTGGGGTACTGCAGTAGAGAAACGAGTTCTTCTAACCGGTATAGTTAGCGTCAGT GCTATGGCCAAGGAGGACTATCCAATGATATCAAGGCCGTGTCCCCGCAAG GGTGGTACTAGGAGACGG aaaaaagaaagaaagaaggaaggaaaaaAACAAGGCAGAACGGT TTTGGATGCCCTGCTACAACGCTCGGAGCAAGACAGCTTTTGGTCCCGCTTCTGCAGGTCACCCATTGAATCTGTCGCGCAATATGTTTACGGCCAGGGCTCGACTGCTCTacggaagaagacgaccgACAACCTAGTTCGCGTGGTCTGTGTATCCGACACGCACAACACAAAGCCCAATCTCCCAGATGGCGATATCCTCATCCATGCTGGCGATCTTACAGAGTCAGGGACGAAAGAAGAGCTCGAGAAGCAGATTTACTGGCTTGACTCACAACCGCACCGATACAAGATCGTGATCGCAGGCAACCACGAAACCTTCCTTGACCGTAATTACCATAGCCATCATGGGAATGAAAGAGTTACCATGGATTGGAAATCGCTCATCTATCTCGAAAATACATCAGCTATCCTGGATCTCGGTGCTGGGCACCAACTGAAAGTTTTCGGATCACCGTATACTCCCAAACACGGCAACGGGGCTTTTCAGTACCCTCGAACAGATACTACAACATGGGAAGAGATACCTAAGGATACCGATCTCCTGGTGACGCATGGTCCGCCAAAGGCGCATCTTGACCTTGGGCATCTTGGCTGCCGGGTACTTCGCCAGGCGCTGTGGGAGATGGAGTCACGACCTCTGCTTCATGTTTTTGGGCATATTCACGGGGGCTACGGGAAGGAGGTGGTATGCTGGGACCTGTGTCAGCGGGCATATGAGGCCATCATGGATGGGGAGTCGAGATGGTGGAACCTTTGCGTGCTCTTCTACTGTTGGATACTGAGGCTTTTTTTCGATTGGACTGCAGATGGCCGAGCAACAGTCTTGGTCAACGCGGCAACCGTCGGAGGAGTGCGGGATTTGAAGAGGCGCGAAGCTATTTGCGTGGATATTCAGGCTGGTAGCAAACGCTTTCTATCGGGATGTACTTGA
- a CDS encoding uncharacterized protein (transcript_id=CADANIAT00004534), which translates to MSTMGKSSRETWTSEEDERLVSLRYQYWQLTWSEFTQQREHEGELAAGKTENGRNAAMLDEVSVASAASIAAVPQAQPGQLQRHIEQETVVPATSAGPRQSVEKIGVSSTMSPGRKGTDVTHHVSPSVSFLSEMVPGPSYAQTSPPVTAGRVNWQIEGQPAPDPDHAMQGQATSSGLFTGSPRTVIAVEAAAGTLELVTRSPDQHWLPPKCPDYPKLPNSKRQ; encoded by the exons ATGAGCACGATGGGAAAGAGCTCGCGAGAGACATGGACttcagaggaagacgagcgacTCGTGAGTCTGAGATACCAGTATTGGCAGCTTACATGGAGTGAATTCACGCAG CAGCGAGAGCATGAGGGTGAACTGGCGGCAGGAAAGACTGAAAACGGCAGGAACGCTGCCATGCTTGACGAGGTGTCCGTGGCATCCGCAGCATCAATAGCCGCA GTACCTCAGGCACAGCCCGGACAGCTGCAACGACACATAGAGCAGGAGACTGTAGTGCCGGCAACATCGGCAGGACCACGCCAGTCTGTTGAGAAAATCGGAGTATCATCCACCATGTCGCCAGGACGGAAAGGCACCGACGTTACGCACCATGTTAGTCCCAGCGTATCATTTCTGTCTGAGATGGTTCCAGGACCCTCATATGCACAAACCAGTCCGCCTGTCACAGCTGGGAGGGTGAACTGGCAGATAGAAGGCCAGCCTGCGCCAGACCCAGACCATGCAATGCAAGGACAAGCCACCTCATCCGGCCTGTTCACTGGCTCTCCAAGAACTGTCATTGCAGTAGAAGCAGCCGCAGGTACGCTGGAACTAGTGACACGCTCGCCTGATCAACATTGGCTGCCCCCCAAATGCCCCGACTATCCCAAGTTGCCAAACAGCAAGAGACAATGA
- a CDS encoding uncharacterized protein (transcript_id=CADANIAT00004535) has protein sequence MSAGFCLCDPFSPSPCERCIFPASDDYNESVNFLQDPLFQYAQAVEYSSTERTTTHIDPMVWAQAVTYGSVADPTYYQTAYTSACGGTTSNLSNADSTYVHRHMAEHDNSMAESEEAFETHVKDQHLSRRHALSDEDHFV, from the exons ATGTCGGCCGGCTTCTGCCTCTGTGATCCCTTTTCTCCCTCGCCGTGCGAACGTTGTATCTTTCCCGCATCTGATGATTATAATGAAAGCGTCAACTTCTTACAAGACCCCTTATTTCAATATGCGCAAGCTGTTGAGTACTCGAGTACCGAGCGCACTACGACACACATTGATCCCATGGTATGGGCCCAGGCGGTTACCTATGGGTCCGTAGCTGATCCCACCTATTATCAGACGGCATATACATCAGCTTGTGGCGGTACAACATCAAATCTGAGCAATGCAGATTCAACTTATGTGCATAGGCATATGGCTGAGCATGACAATTCTATGGCAGA GTCTGAGGAAGCCTTTGAAACGCATGTCAAGGATCAGCACCTATCCAGAAGGCACGCCCTTTCCGATGAGGACCATTTTGTGTGA